One region of Wyeomyia smithii strain HCP4-BCI-WySm-NY-G18 chromosome 3, ASM2978416v1, whole genome shotgun sequence genomic DNA includes:
- the LOC129732697 gene encoding RING finger protein 10, translating to MEKNHRFSNQNLSKGPITEPKKNLDASTKWPRYSKRREQTALGGFKPENNRNNSGKVPSTGKTRFQTNFSYDKRSKQRPDLPSGSLLLPENETLEQFEEQHQGTGLAPSKHELYSLFSPGSKKQSLNHLLNFQCTARDRDAPSRFSKTGNNRSYVKKVTYNKEQFLQANCQFVVRAGTDYTAFLESPDHLVDWERIEQIHIFSYEESQCPICLYPPVAAKMTKCGHVYCWPCILHYLALSDKTWRKCPICYDAIHLPDLRSAVSKPFHSFTVGETVTFRLMRRDKMSMSVTSLAEHGTMNPPGIPPFRSNVENSTLTKLLLADTREILNVISREQVELENQIVIDGIDCPENIFVQQALQQLGIRKEMVLSGKIISIPIEQPSVESFPQQPLEEVTDGLLNEAAAFSASEEMSLAENKKQDFMIDEDSNFLLSDIDIVPTAKCASSDSFYFYQAIDGQPLYLHSLNTRMLQAMYGSLDRSPLKITGKIVHKDTCSMSEDLRKRLKYLQHLPVCTSFEVVEIEFEKEVISKEVLAQFKDEINARRKNRQKIARAERIREKQIFEFNERQLGKSLARSAKIPIDSVKHFPSCGSYDFSQAPSLSESPSINDMSPSLSPASACPSWSKMLSTPPSTSWPSLSGNRNAGSSVNAFAPLATPAPKLIPITGLKMMSNKQIKHASYLNEKDEEDAEQENRTSGYGEDLSIAIGAALEKATLNCELNAVEEGCSGKTKGSAAQIGNSGGAKKKKHKKTLLFASGMNLY from the exons ATGGAGAAGAATCATCGATTTTCGAACCAAAATCTGTCCAAAGGACCGATTACTGAACCGAAGAAAAATTTAG ACGCATCGACTAAGTGGCCTCGTTATTCCAAACGCCGCGAACAAACCGCGCTAGGTGGTTTTAAACCGGAAAACAATCGTAACAACAGTGGAAAGGTTCCTTCAACAGGCAAAACACGTTTTCAAACCAATTTCAGTTATGATAAACGATCAAAGCAGCGCCCAGATTTGCCATCTGGTAGCTTGTTGCTTCCTGAAAATGAAACTCTTGAACAGTTTGAAGAACAGCATCAGGGAACCGGATTAGCCCCTTCGAAGCATGAACTTTATTCGTTGTTCTCGCCTGGTTCTAAGAAACAAAGTTTGAACCATTTGTTGAACTTTCAATGTACGGCACGGGATCGTGATGCGCCATCGCGTTTCAGTAAGACGGGCAACAATCGAAGCTACGTGAAAAAGGTGACCTATAACAAGGAACAGTTTCTTCAGGCTAACTGTCAATTTGTCGTTCGTGCTGGTACCGACTATACAGCATTTTTGGAGTCTCCAGATCATTTAGTAGATTGGGAGAGGATCGAACAGATCCATATTTTTAGCTATGAAGAATCACAATGCCCCATCTGTTTGTATCCTCCGGTAGCAGCTAAAATGACAAAATGTGGTCACGTGTACTGTTGGCCATGTATATTGCATTATTTGGCGCTGTCGGATAAAACATGGCGTAAATGTCCCATTTGTTATGACGCCATCCATTTACCGGATTTGCGAAGTGCTGTATCGAAACCCtttcattcatttactgttgGAGAAACTGTAACGTTCCGACTTATGCGTCGCGACAAGATGTCTATGAGTGTCACCAGTTTGGCGGAGCACGGTACGATGAACCCGCCAGGAATACCACCTTTTCGCTCGAACGTCGAGAATTCCACTCTTACTAAGCTACTTTTAGCGGATACCAGAGAAATTTTGAATGTTATAAGTCGAGAGCAGGTTGAACTCGAAAATCAAATCGTTATTGATGGTATAGACTGCCCAGAGAATATTTTCGTGCAGCAGGCTCTTCAACAGCTGGGTATACGCAAGGAGATGGTTCTAAGTGGAAAAATTATCTCAATTCCAATTGAGCAGCCATCGGTTGAAAGTTTTCCACAGCAGCCACTTGAAGAGGTTACCGACGGGTTACTTAATG AAGCGGCAGCGTTTTCTGCATCGGAGGAAATGAGCTTGGCCGAGAACAAGAAGCAAGATTTTATGATCGATGAAGACAGCAACTTCTTGCTGAGCGACATTGATATCGTGCCGACAGCGAAATGTGCGTCGTCGGATTCTTTTTACTTCTATCAAGCGATCGATGGTCAACCGCTCTACTTGCATTCATTGAACACCCGAATGCTGCAGGCGATGTACGGAAGCTTGGATAGAAGTCCCCTTAAAATTACGGGGAAAATTGTCCACAAAGACACTTGCTCTATGTCGGAAGATCTCCGTAAAAGATTGAAATATTTGCAACATCTACCAGTGTGCACCTCCTTCGAGGTCGTGGAAATCGAATTCGAGAAAGAAGTGATATCGAAAGAGGTGTTAGCTCAATTCAAAG ATGAAATCAATGCTCGGCGTAAAAACAGACAAAAAATTGCCCGTGCGGAGCGCATAcgggaaaaacaaatttttgagtTTAACGAACGTCAACTGGGCAAATCTCTTGCGCGATCCGCAAAAATTCCTATTGATTCTGTGAAACATTTTCCTTCG TGCGGAAGTTATGATTTTAGCCAAGCCCCATCCCTTTCGGAAAGTCCTTCTATTAACGATATGTCTCCATCGTTAAGTCCAGCAAGCGCATGTCCTTCTTGGTCAAAG ATGTTGAGCACTCCGCCTTCGACTTCCTGGCCGTCGCTTTCTGGAAACAGAAATGCGGGTAGCTCTGTTAATGCATTCGCTCCGCTAGCAACTCCGGCACCGAAACTTATCCCTATAACCGGCTTAAAGATGATGTCTAACAAGCAGATAAAACATGCCTCTTACTTGAATGAAAAAGATGAGGAAGATGCTGAGCAAGAGAACCGTACGTCCGGTTATGGAGAGGATTTAAGCATTGCAATTGGAGCTGCGCTCGAGAAGGCAACCCTTAATTGTGAGCTTAATGCCGTCGAGGAAGGCTGCTCCGGAAAGACGAAAGGCTCTGCTGCCCAGATCGGCAATAGTGGGGGAGCGAAGAAAAAGAAACACAAGAAAACGCTTCTGTTTGCTTCAGGAATGAATTTATATTAA
- the LOC129727648 gene encoding protein SDA1 homolog: MVRHNNQLPDNLPQLQNLIKRDPESYREEFLQQYQHFLSVLEIFRLEPDKESKDLCESIMFLAQVAQCYVEELKTFPQTIVDVLKTHSTTLDPEMRNTFCRALILLRNKNLISPLDLLELFFQLLRCPDKALRVFLENHIITDIKNMNAKHKDMKLNSTLQNFMFTMLKDANPKAAKMSVDIMVELYRKRIWNDAKTVNVIATVGCFSKVTKVMVASLKFFLGTDEQNEKDSDVDSDKEVDLKGIMMVNRINKKTKKRKKQLEAAKKLYNQAQKKKTKAVPFNFSAIHLIHNPQGMAENLFKQLQNGNERFEVKLMHLDVISRLIGIHELFLFSFYPYITRFIQPHQRQVTRILQFAAQASHELVPPDLIESVIKTLVNNFVTERNSSDVMAIGLNAAREICIRCPLAMNEDLLRDLTMYKNYKEKSVMMAAKSLILLYREKIPTLLAKKDRGRPTEASVEIKAKKYGEVHALDHIPGTEALLEAAPELEINENDSESSDSEDGWVDVESDDNVDEEENKTITTVKKSPSEVDHSNDEEESDSDDGDNSQDEWVTDSEAESENLEGEKTETDRPPEIKKTSKTKKAKSDKNIAVPAEQVEKISSDVNTLTSKEAVQELALTKLFTDADFARIEQEQIKKKMTHNNRKRQLEKEKSEFVKLDDIEMIYKKRKTDKEARIESMQKGREGREKFGYKDNRHDPYCSKTNREKRKTKNFNMIRHKARGKVKKSFRDKQLTLRKHLLNMKKMK, encoded by the exons atggtgaGACATAATAATCAGTTGCCGGACAACCTTCCGCAACTACAAAACTTGATAAAGCGTGATCCGGAATCATACCGGGAAGAGTTTCTTCAGCAATATCAACATTTTTTGAGTGTACTGGAGATCTTTCGTTTAGAACCCGACAAGGAAAGCAAAGATCTCTGTGAATCTATTATGTTTTTGGCGCAG GTGGCTCAGTGCTACGTTGAAGAATTAAAAACGTTTCCCCAAACTATAGTAGATGTTTTGAAAACACACTCTACAACGTTAGATCCGGAAATGAGAAATACCTTTTGTCGGGCACTTATATTGTTACGCaacaaaaatttaatatcaCCGCTTGATTTATTGGAATTATTTTTCCAATTATTGCGCTGTCCAGATAAAGCACTAAGAGTGTTTTTAGAAAATCACATTATCACCGACATAAAAAATATGAATGCCAAGCACAAGGACATGAAATTAAATTCAACACTTCAAAATTTCATGTTTACGATGCTGAAAGATGCCAATCCTAAAGCCGCCAAAATGTCTGTCGATATAATGGTCGAGTTATATAGGAAACGAATATGGAACGATGCTAAAACGGTTAATGTAATCGCAACAGTTGGATGTTTCTCGAAAGTAACCAAAGTGATGGTGGCTTCATTGAAATTTTTCCTTGGAACCGATGAACAGAACGAAAAAGACTCGGACGTTGATAGCGATAAGGAAGTTGATTTGAAGGGTATAATGATGGTGAACCGGATTAACAAGAAAACCAAAAAACGTAAAAAGCAGCTCGAAGCAGCGAAAAAATTGTACAATCAAGCACAGAAGAAGAAAACCAAGGCAGTTCCGTTCAATTTTTCTGCAATTCATTTGATCCATAATCCGCAGGGAATGGCTGAAAATCTGTTCAAACAGCTGCAGAACGGCAACGAACGTTTTGAAGTAAAACTAATGCATTTGGATGTAATTTCTCGATTAATCGGAATACATGAGCTGTTTTTGTTCAGCTTTTATCCTTATATTACAAG aTTTATTCAGCCCCATCAGAGACAGGTTACAAGAATTCTACAATTTGCTGCTCAAGCCTCACACGAGTTGGTTCCTCCTGATTTGATAGAATCGGTCATCAAAACTTTAGTAAACAACTTCGTAACAGAGCGCAATTCAAGTGATGTAATGGCAATCGGATTAAACGCCGCCAGAGAGATTTGTATTCGCTGTCCACTTGCAATGAATGAGGATCTACTTCGTGATCTCACTATGTACaaaaattataaagaaaaatcagttaTGATGGCTGCGAAATCATTGATTCTGCTATACCGAGAGAAAATTCCAACACTTCTTGCTAAAAAGGACCGTGGACGGCCAACGGAAGCTAGCGTCGAAATTAAAGCAAAGAAATACGGTGAAGTTCACGCTCTTGACCATATTCCTGGCACAGAAGCACTCTTAGAGGCTGCACCGGAACTTGAGATAAACGAAAACGATAGTGAATCATCTGATTCAGAAGATGGATGGGTAGATGTTGAGAGTGATGATAACGTCGATGAAGAGGAGAACAAAACAATCACTACAGTTAAGAAATCTCCGTCGGAGGTTGATCACTCCAACGACGAAGAAGAGTCAGATAGTGATGATGGTGATAATAGTCAAGATGAATGGGTCACCGACTCTGAAGCAGAAAGTGAAAATTTGGAAGGTGAAAAAACAGAAACTGACCGACCACCGGAAATCAAAAAAACATCTAAAACAAAGAAAGCCAAATCGGATAAAAATATTGCAGTACCGGCTGAgcaagtcgagaaaatttcatcTGACGTAAATACGTTAACCTCTAAAGAAGCTGTTCAGGAGCTGGCGCTGACCAAATTGTTTACCGACGCCGATTTTGCGCGAATCGAGCAAGAGcaaattaaaaagaaaatgacGCATAACAATCGAAAGCGTCAGTTGGAAAAGGAAAAAAGCGAGTTTGTCAAGCTGGATGATATTGAGATGATCTATAAGAAGCGTAAGACGGACAAGGAGGCTCGTATCGAAAGTATGCAAAAAGGTCGTGAAGGACGGGAGAAATTTGGCTACAAGGACAACAGGCATGATCCGTATTGCTCGAAAACCAACCGGGAGAAGCGTAAAACTAAGAATTTCAATATGATTCGTCACAAGGCACGCGGTAAAGTTAAGAAGTCGTTCCGCGATAAGCAACTAACGCTGCGAAAGCATTTGTTgaacatgaaaaaaatgaagtaa